A region of the Anaerolineae bacterium genome:
TCCTCAGCCTTCCGCTGTAACTCGGCCGCTCGTTGTTGTGCTTCCTCGGCCAGCTGGGTGGCACGCTGCTGCGCCTCCTCGGTCAACTCGGTGGCGCGCTCCTTGAGCTCGATGCCCCGGGAGCGGATGTCTTCCCGCAGTTCGCGCCCAGACTCCGGAGCGGTCAGCAATGCCGCTACGAAGCCGGATGCTGCCCCGAGAACGAAGCCCATCCAGAAGTCCTTGCTCGTCATGGCGATATTCCCTCCTAGGTAACGCTACGCTTGCCGCCAAACACCACCTGCGCCGCCCGTCGCGCGGCCGCTCCGAACGACGCCACCCGGATCACGGGCTGTACTACGCTCTCGCTCACGAAGTCGGTCGTGCCTTTGACGATGGTCGCAGTCTCGTTGGCCGTGTCGAGCATAGGCGCGACTTCGTCGCGCAATAGCCGGGCGAGGCTACGCAACTGGAGCAGAGTCAGGATCAGAGTGAGACCGATGATAATGGACTCGATCGCGAGTATAACGATCGCTACGTCCCTCAAGTCCGCCAACAACTTACACCTCCACAAGCAGCGAGAGCGTGCAGCTTGTACGTCGGGCAGTATACTAGAGACGCGAGACCTTGACAATGGTCATGAGGAGGACACTGGCGAAGGCGCCTTCTATCGGTCGGAGGCGTCCCAGGTGCGGCAATTCCACGGGAAGCAGCCCGGCGAGGAGCTGACCGCCCGCGAAACCGATCAGGCTCGCCAGCCAAAGCCAGGTGAGCTGTCGCAGGGATCGGCCAAACAGGAGGTGATAGGCGGCGGCAAGGGCAGTGGCCAGCAGCAAGGAGAAGACAAGGCCGGCGACAGACATGTGGCACCTCCTCCAGGGGTACAGCAGCTGAGTGGCGTCCGGGGAGCGAGCCAGCCAAGTTCGCAGGGGGTTCGGCCCCCCCGGGCGGCAGGTGGAGGTCAGCCCGCCTGCCGCTTCTGCCGCTCGTAGTAGTCTTTGATGGCCTCGTGCAGAGCGTCGGCAGCCAGGTTGCTGCAGTGCATCTTGTTCGGGGGAAGGCCATCGAGGGCCTCTGCTACCGACTTGTTGGTCAGAGCCAGGGCCTCCTCGAGCGTTTTTCCCTTGACCAGCTCGGTGGTAATGCTGCTGGTGGCGATGGCGGAGCCGCAGCCGAAGGTGCGGAACTTCACGTCTGCCAGGTGGTTGTTCTCCACCTTGATGGTCATCTCCATGATATCCCCGCACACCGGGTTGCCTACCTTGCCCACGCCGTCGGCGTCCTCGATCACGCCGACGTTGCGCGGGTTGCGGAAGTGGTCCATCACCTTCTCACTGTACATAATCTCCTAACCTCCCGGGCCAAGGCCGAATATGGTGAGGCCGGCCCGCAGGGCTCCTGGGTTGAGATCGAACGCCAACGACATCTCGACGTGAGCGGCGAAGCCGCAGCGCTCGCAGGCGACGGGGCCCCTCCCCTTGAGGTAGCACCCCTGCTGGATGCTGCCGTCCGGGTTGGCGTTGGACACGAGCCAGGGGTGACAGCGCCAGCCCGGGGCTTGCAGCGCTCTAAGCGCGTCCTCCGAATCCAGCAAAGGGTAACCCTTACGCTTCATCTCGATCAAGCGCTCCAGCAACTCCCGTCGCTGATCGAACGGGACGAACAGCGAGAGGTCGTCCTCGTAGGGGTAGTAGAACTGGATGGTGATCCCCCGGACGCGGCTGGCGAGCTCTTCTACCAGAGCAGGCACTTCCGCAACGTTCAGGGTGCTGATGGTGACGTTGGCGTAGAGACGCGGGTGGCGGGAACGCTCGATGTTCTCCATCTGCCGCTGGTAGATCGGGCCCCTGATCCTCGCGGTGGTCTCTTCTAGTCCATCCACGCTCACCCACACCACGTCCGGGTCATCGGGCAGGGGAAGGGTGCCATTGCTGATGACTCCCACAGACCAGAAGCGTTCCTTCGCGTAGCGCACCAGATCGCCGAGACCGGCGTCGCCGTCGCGCCAGAGCAGGGGCTCGCCGCCTTCGAAGATAAGCAGCCGAACACCGGCGGCGTGCAAGCGATCCAGCACAATCCTGGCCTCCTGGGCGTTCGGTTCTGGCCCCGGGCGGCGCCAGAAGGGGCAGTGCACGCAGTGCAGATTGCAGCGCTGGGTGATCTTGTAGCCTGATAGGAGCGGCCTCCGCCGGCCCAGCACTCGGGCTTCGAGCAGGCGAAGGGGGAAGCCGACGAAAGGGGCGAGGCTTCTCAATGGGTGGGACGCTCCGCCCCCCTGCCCGGAGCCAGGGGGCTCATGGCGCGAAGACGCTCCACGATGCCCGGGAGCACTTCGATCACGCGCTGCACCTGCGCCTCAGTGTTACTGTGGCCCAGCGTCAGACGGAGGCTTCCGTGAGCCAGCTCAGGGGGCAGCCCCATGGCTG
Encoded here:
- a CDS encoding DUF3463 domain-containing protein; translation: MRSLAPFVGFPLRLLEARVLGRRRPLLSGYKITQRCNLHCVHCPFWRRPGPEPNAQEARIVLDRLHAAGVRLLIFEGGEPLLWRDGDAGLGDLVRYAKERFWSVGVISNGTLPLPDDPDVVWVSVDGLEETTARIRGPIYQRQMENIERSRHPRLYANVTISTLNVAEVPALVEELASRVRGITIQFYYPYEDDLSLFVPFDQRRELLERLIEMKRKGYPLLDSEDALRALQAPGWRCHPWLVSNANPDGSIQQGCYLKGRGPVACERCGFAAHVEMSLAFDLNPGALRAGLTIFGLGPGG
- the nifU gene encoding Fe-S cluster assembly scaffold protein NifU; its protein translation is MMYSEKVMDHFRNPRNVGVIEDADGVGKVGNPVCGDIMEMTIKVENNHLADVKFRTFGCGSAIATSSITTELVKGKTLEEALALTNKSVAEALDGLPPNKMHCSNLAADALHEAIKDYYERQKRQAG